The nucleotide window ATCCGCTTCGTGTCGCCGCGCTGAGGGCTGCCGGTCGCAGGTCGCTCTTCCGTAGGGGTGGACTTGCCCAGCGGGGTGCCGTGGAGCGGCGGTCGGTCGCGTCCGAGGCGTAGGGCCGATCAGCGGCGAGGCAGGCCCTCGGGCCGCCCGATGCCTGGGCCCAGGGGTAGGGGGCCCGGCCAGGGCGCCAGGGGTCCGGCAGGCCCGACGACGCCCAGGTCCGGGACGGAAAACGATTCCACGCCGGCCGGACCTCCTTCCGCGGGACAGGACCCCGGCGCGGCGTCGAACCCCCACATGACCGCCAGCCCGCTCGCCACCCCCAGCACGTCCCAGGCGAGGTCCTTCCAGGACGCCTGACCCCCACCGCGGGCGTCGCTCCACTCCTTCAGGAGCCCCGCCCCCAACGCCACGCCCGCCCCGAACAGGGCGCGCGGCCGCTTGCAGTCCCACACCGGGATGGCGAAGGCGTAGGCGCCCGTGGCGATGACGGCGCTGGCCACGAAGTGCTCGGCCTTGTCGCGGGCGAACCAGGCGTCCTGGCCGGCGAGAGGCGTGGCGGAGAGCGCCGCCGATGCCGCGAGGAGCAGGGCCGCCGCAGGCGGTCGGAGGTGGGATGGCATGCCGGAGCATGGGGCGGCCCCCGGACTCTTGCAAACTTGAAGCACGGCTGATACATGACGCATGGGCCCCCTCGGTGGAACACGCGCGTGTCCCACCCCGATCCGCACTCGGTGCCGGGGGCCCGCGACACCGCCGGCGGCCGATGGGCTGCCGGGTCTTCCAGGGGAGGGGGCTACGTTTCCGGCATCCGTTCGGAGCGTACGCGCCTTGTCGGTCGGGATCCGGTCTCCGCGCTTCGGGCGTGGTGGAACGGCGTACCCGACGCGCGCCGCATCGTGGGCGCGCTCCGACGGGCGCACCGGGCCCGGGGCCAGGGCGAACCACATCGGTTCGGCCACCCGGGGTCCGCGCCGGGGGTCCGTTCCACGGACCCTCCGGGCGAATTCGTGCCCGCCGTCTCCCGAGCCGCTCTCCGCGCGGTGTCGATCCCGACCCACACCCTCACGGGGAGAGTGACATGTCACACAACCGTGTTCGAACGGTGTTGGCCTGGATGCTCCTGCTCATCCCGAGCGGAATCCAGGCGCAGGACGGTGCCGTCTTCGGCACCGTACGCTCCCGCACCGGAGAGCCGGTCCGCGGCGCCCAGGTCTTCGTGGCGGACCGCAACATCGGGACGCTCACCAACGATGCCGGGGTGTACCGGCTGGTGATCCCGGCCGGCACCGTCACCCTGACGGCCCAGAGCATCGGGTATTCCTCCGAGACGGCGCAGATCACTGTCACGGCGGGTGCGTCGCTGCGTCAGGACTTCACGCTGACGGAGCAGGCGATCTCCCTGGAGGAGGTCGTCGTCACCGGCACGGCCGGGCGGCTGGAGCGACGAGCCCAGGCTGCCGTCGTGGAGAAGGTGGACGCCGCCCGCCTGACCGAGGTGGCACCCATCAACAACGTGCAGACGCTGTTGCAGGCCCGGGTGCCCGGCGTGCACCTGGACACCGGCTCCGGCTCGGTCGGCACGGCTCCGCGGATCCGCATCCGCGGGCAGTCCTCCATCTCGCTCTCGAACGAGCCGCTGGTCTTCATCGACGGTGTGCGGATGGACTCGAGCTCGGATCAGGTGTACAGCGTGCTCGGTCAGAGCGTGAGCCGCATGAACGACCTCGCGCCCGAGGACATCGAGTCCATCGAGGTGGTCAAGGGCCCCGCGGCCGCCACGCTGTACGGCGCGGACGCCTCCGCGGGGGTGATCAACATCATCACCAAGCGCGGACGGGCGTCGGGCGGCTTCACGCAGTCGATCTCGGCGGAGTACTCCAACCTCGAGACGAGCTTCGATTCGCCGGCCAACTTCGCCACCTGCTCGGCCAACAACGTGGCGGATCCGAACCGCACGCTGTGCTTCGGTCAGGCGGTGGGAACGCTGGTCAGCGACAACCCGCTCGAGCGTCTGGACGTCTTCCAGCCCGGCCAGGGCCGCGGGCTCAGCTACTCGCTGCGCGGTGGCGGGCAGGACTACGGCGTATTCATCTCGGCGAGCGCGGACGACGAGGACGGCACGCTCCCCAACAACCAATTCCAGCGCTTGAGCTTCCGGTCCAACTTCGACTTCATCGTCAATCCGGAGTTCCGGATCGAGGGTGGCTTCGGGGTCACCAAGACCAAGACCCGGCTGCCGCACTCGGACAACTCGGTGTACGGCATGGTCGCCGCCGGCTTCCTGGGGAGCCCCACCACGGTGGGCACGGTCGCCAACGGGCTCTACTCCGGCGCGGGCGTGGGCGGCATCGACGGACGGGCCCAGATCGAGAACTTCGACGACGCCTTCCGCTTCCAGCCCCGCATCGCGGTGAACTGGTCTCCCTTCCAGAGCTTCACCAACCGCTTCACCCTGGGCGCCGACCTGACCCGTACGTCGGCGTGGCAGTTCTATCCCAAGAACGACGGCGCCTGGTACGGCTCCGACATCCTGAACTCGGGGCAGATCCAGGAGGCGCGCGAAACCGCCAACCGCTGGACCGTGGACTACCTGGGCAACCTGGCGGTGGACCTGTCGGAGACGCTGCGCACGGACCTGTCCTGGGGCCTGCAGATGATCGCCACCAGCCGTGACCGCATCTTCGCGACGGGCCAGGGCCTGGTGGCCAACTCGGCCCGCTCGGTGGGCGCGGCGTCCACGCTGACCGGCGATCAGAACGTCAGCGAGACGCGCTCGAACGGCGTGTTCGGACAGGTGCAGACCAGCTGGCGGGACAAGTTCTTCGTCCAGGTGGCCGGCCGCCTGGATCGCAACTCTGCGTTCGGAGCGGAGTCGCAGTACTTCTTCAGCCCGAAGGTCGGTTTCTCCTACGTGCTGTCCGAAGAGGAGTTCTGGCAGGACTCCGGGATCGGCAACCTCATCAGCACCATGCGCGT belongs to Gemmatimonadota bacterium and includes:
- a CDS encoding SusC/RagA family TonB-linked outer membrane protein, whose translation is MSHNRVRTVLAWMLLLIPSGIQAQDGAVFGTVRSRTGEPVRGAQVFVADRNIGTLTNDAGVYRLVIPAGTVTLTAQSIGYSSETAQITVTAGASLRQDFTLTEQAISLEEVVVTGTAGRLERRAQAAVVEKVDAARLTEVAPINNVQTLLQARVPGVHLDTGSGSVGTAPRIRIRGQSSISLSNEPLVFIDGVRMDSSSDQVYSVLGQSVSRMNDLAPEDIESIEVVKGPAAATLYGADASAGVINIITKRGRASGGFTQSISAEYSNLETSFDSPANFATCSANNVADPNRTLCFGQAVGTLVSDNPLERLDVFQPGQGRGLSYSLRGGGQDYGVFISASADDEDGTLPNNQFQRLSFRSNFDFIVNPEFRIEGGFGVTKTKTRLPHSDNSVYGMVAAGFLGSPTTVGTVANGLYSGAGVGGIDGRAQIENFDDAFRFQPRIAVNWSPFQSFTNRFTLGADLTRTSAWQFYPKNDGAWYGSDILNSGQIQEARETANRWTVDYLGNLAVDLSETLRTDLSWGLQMIATSRDRIFATGQGLVANSARSVGAASTLTGDQNVSETRSNGVFGQVQTSWRDKFFVQVAGRLDRNSAFGAESQYFFSPKVGFSYVLSEEEFWQDSGIGNLISTMRVRGAFGTTGRSPTEGALATYNLNPFVLTSDGSVQPGVTPNDPGNTQLKPERGTEYELGFEAGLLDERLSLELTYFNKTTTDAILRRPIAPSLGFDTDPYVNIGEVNNRGVEVAASARLITQENLGWELRGTLATVKNEVVDLGDIEPFGTLSRTREGAPVGSFHTFVVRSVDVANNVAIVSDTLEFVGNTLPGWESTLSSTVNFLSNFTLYAQMDLRGDVYRYNNGFQFRDRQFRNSERWHRQNEILSDEERLRFFGPFKNESGQNVTFGNVNGAYIEDASYARLREVSLTWTAPETVASLLRARSAMFTVSGRNLHTWTDYSGLDPETTFSNTTEFFTVPAERRFTFRVNLTY